One Paenibacillus sp. FSL H7-0737 DNA segment encodes these proteins:
- a CDS encoding M50 family metallopeptidase, which yields MIRILGIDLSLHPLFVIIMLFSVLTGQFLELLTLFTIVLIHEMGHVVAALLVGVTVKSVQLLPFGGVAVIEDHGRLTASREIGIALAGPLQNGIMIVMALGLQQAGYGNQEFLVYFINANAIIALFNLLPVLPLDGGKVLQATVSLFLPYYYTLLWSGRVSVAASIFVIVYALLPLGAGGGLRLNMVMIGAFLLYSNLTDHRNLPYRFVAFLMNREAVYEYHLRTGSVARPIVALSAKPLDAILRLFKRNQYHFIYVLNGEGNVVAVVPEQRLISTYFGM from the coding sequence TTGATTAGGATCTTAGGGATCGATCTGTCACTACATCCATTGTTCGTAATCATTATGTTGTTCTCTGTACTCACAGGACAATTTCTGGAGTTGCTAACTTTATTTACGATCGTCCTCATTCATGAAATGGGACATGTGGTGGCTGCCCTTTTAGTTGGTGTTACAGTCAAATCGGTTCAGCTTCTTCCGTTTGGCGGAGTTGCGGTTATTGAGGATCATGGGCGGCTCACCGCTAGTCGTGAGATTGGTATTGCACTTGCCGGTCCGCTGCAAAATGGCATCATGATTGTTATGGCTCTTGGGCTTCAGCAAGCAGGTTATGGTAATCAGGAATTTTTAGTCTATTTTATAAATGCTAATGCCATCATTGCGCTCTTTAATCTTTTGCCTGTTCTGCCACTTGACGGAGGCAAAGTACTTCAGGCTACAGTTAGTTTATTTCTTCCTTATTACTATACTTTGCTATGGAGCGGACGAGTGAGCGTTGCTGCAAGCATTTTTGTGATTGTTTATGCGCTATTGCCTCTTGGAGCAGGTGGAGGCTTGAGGCTGAACATGGTTATGATCGGTGCTTTTTTATTGTATTCAAATCTCACGGATCATCGGAATTTACCGTACCGATTTGTTGCATTTTTGATGAATAGGGAGGCGGTTTATGAGTATCATTTGCGGACAGGAAGTGTGGCTCGTCCAATTGTTGCCTTATCTGCGAAACCTTTAGATGCTATATTGCGTCTATTTAAACGTAATCAATATCATTTTATCTATGTATTAAACGGCGAAGGAAATGTTGTTGCTGTTGTGCCGGAACAGCGCTTAATATCTACCTACTTCGGAATGTAG